In Glycine max cultivar Williams 82 chromosome 7, Glycine_max_v4.0, whole genome shotgun sequence, a single window of DNA contains:
- the LOC100788342 gene encoding protein TRANSPORT INHIBITOR RESPONSE 1, with protein MECRRKKENQKSNSTFPDEVLERILGMLKSRKDKSTVSLVCKEWFNAERWSRRSVFIGNCYSVSPEILTRRFPNIRSVTLKGKPRFSDFNLVPANWGADIHSWLVVFAEKYPWLEELRLKRMTVTDESLEFLALKFPNFKALSLLSCDGFSTDGLASIATNCKNLTELDIQENGIEDKSGNWLSCFPDSFTSLEVLNFANLHNDVNFDALEKLVSRCKSLKTLKVNKSVTLEQLQRLIVHVPQLGELGTGSFSQELTSQQCSDLESALKNCKNLHTLSGLWVATAQYLPVLYSACTNLTFLNFSYAPLDSDGLTKLLVHCPKLQRLWVVDTVEDKGLEAVGSHCPLLEELRVFPADPFDEGIVHGVTESGFIAVSQGCPRLHYVLYFCRQMTNAAVATVVQNCPDFTHFRLCIMHPGQLDYLTQESMDEAFGAVVKTCTKLQRLAVSGYLTDLTFEYIGKYAKNLETLSVAFAGSSDWGMRCVLDGCPKLRKLEVRDCPFGNGALLSGLGKYESMRSLWMSDCNLTMNGVRLLAQEMPRLNVEVIKEESYETHQAKKVYVYRSVAGPRRDAPPFVLTL; from the exons ATGGAGTGtaggagaaagaaggagaatcaaaaatcaaactccactTTCCCTGATGAGGTGTTGGAGCGAATTCTTGGGATGTTAAAGTCCCGCAAGGACAAAAGCACGGTTTCTTTGGTTTGCAAAGAGTGGTTCAACGCAGAGAGATGGTCAAGGAGGAGTGTGTTCATAGGTAACTGCTACTCTGTGTCTCCTGAAATCTTAACTCGCAGGTTTCCAAACATTAGAAGTGTTACACTGAAAGGGAAGCCTCGTTTCTCTGACTTCAACTTGGTTCCTGCCAATTGGGGTGCTGATATTCATTCTTGGCTTGTGGTGTTTGCTGAGAAGTACCCTTGGCTTGAGGAGTTGAGGCTCAAGAGAATGACTGTTACTGATGAGAGCTTGGAGTTTCTGGCTCTCAAATTCCCCAATTTCAAAGCCCTTTCCCTTCTCAGTTGTGATGGATTCAGCACTGATGGGCTGGCTTCAATTGCCACTAATTGCAA GAATTTGACTGAACTTGACATACAAGAGAATGGTATTGAGGATAAGAGTGGCAATTGGTTGAGTTGTTTCCCTGACAGCTTCACATCATTGGAAGTATTGAACTTTGCCAATCTGCACAACGATGTAAATTTTGATGCACTCGAGAAACTTGTCAGTAGGTGCAAATCATTAAAGACTTTGAAGGTTAACAAAAGTGTGACACTAGAACAGTTACAAAGGCTTATTGTTCATGTTCCTCAGTTAGGTGAACTTGGTACTGGCTCCTTTTCACAAGAGTTGACATCACAGCAGTGCTCAGATCTTGAAAGtgcattaaaaaattgtaaaaatcttCACACCCTTTCAGGGTTATGGGTAGCTACAGCACAATATCTCCCAGTTCTGTACTCTGCATGCACGAATCTAACTTtcttgaattttagttatgcaCCTCTTGACAGTGATGGCCTTACTAAGCTTCTTGTTCACTGTCCTAAGCTTCAGCGCCTCTGG GTTGTGGACACTGTTGAAGACAAGGGACTGGAAGCTGTTGGATCACACTGTCCATTACTTGAGGAGCTGCGTGTTTTTCCTGCAGATCCCTTTGATGAGGGCATTGTTCATGGGGTTACTGAATCAGGGTTTATTGCAGTCTCTCAAGGATGCCCGAGACTTCACTATGTTCTCTACTTTTGCCGTCAAATGACCAATGCTGCTGTTGCTACTGTTGTCCAAAACTGTCCTGACTTTACTCATTTCCGACTCTGCATCATGCACCCTGGTCAGCTAGATTACTTGACCCAAGAATCAATGGATGAGGCCTTTGGAGCTGTTGTTAAGACTTGCACTAAACTCCAGAGGCTTGCAGTATCAGGTTATCTGACTGACCTAACTTTTGAGTATATAGGCAAGTATGCAAAAAACTTGGAAACTCTTTCCGTGGCTTTTGCTGGAAGCAGTGATTGGGGCATGCGCTGTGTGCTGGACGGCTGTCCAAAGCTGAGAAAACTAGAGGTAAGGGACTGTCCATTTGGCAACGGAGCTCTTCTGTCAGGCTTGGGGAAGTATGAGTCAATGAGATCACTGTGGATGTCAGACTGCAATTTGACAATGAATGGTGTTAGATTGTTGGCCCAAGAAATGCCTAGGTTGAATGTTGAAGTCATAAAGGAAGAAAGCTATGAGACTCATCAGGCTAAAAAAGTTTATGTTTATCGATCTGTTGCTGGGCCAAGAAGGGATGCCCCTCCTTTTGTTCTCACTCTCTGA